CGGACTCCGAACCGATGACGGGTTCCCGCAGGACGCTCTCGCGATCCTGCCGCGACGCGAAGGGCCACCCTGCGCAACCCCCACTGGCGCTTTGCGGTGATTGGCTATTGTCTGCCTGCACTCTGCGGCGCCGCGAGGCGCAACCCGAGGAGACAGCCATGAGCGAGCCTTCCCCCGTCATCGCCGACACCGGCAGCCTGCGCGACCTCTATGGCGAGCCCGGCGAGACCGCGGCGCGCAAGATCCAGGACAGGCTGGATGCCCATTGCCGCCGCTTCATCGCGCTCTCGCCCTTCCTGACCATCGCCAGCACCAGCGAGACCGGCACGGACTGCTCGCCGCGCGGCGATGCGCCGGGCTTCGTCCATGTCGTCGACGACAAGACGCTGATGCTGCCCGACCGGCGCGGCAACAACATCCTCGACACGTTGCAGAACGTGCTGGCGCGGCCGGAGGTCGGCCTTCTCTTCTTCGTGCCGGGGCTGAACGAGACGCTGCGCGTCAACGGCCGGGCGCGGATCGTCACCGATCCCGCGGTGCTCCAGTCCATGGCCATCAAGGGAACCATCGTGCCGAGCTCCGCCATGGAGATCGCTGTCGACCAGGTCTATTTCCACTGCGGCCGGTCGATCCTGCGCGCCGACCTCTGGAATCCCGGGAAGAAGGTGGGTCGCGACGCCTTCCCGACGCTCGGCGTGGTGCTCGCCGACCAGATCGCCGGGGTGGATGCGGGCGCGACCGACAAGCGGCTCGAGGCCGCCTACACCACCAACCTCTATTGAAGCGGGGCGGCCGCGCGGGCCGCCCCAGTCATCGTCAGGCCGCGCCGTAGCCGACCGTGCCCTTGATCTCGAGGAACTCCTCGAGGCCGAAATCGGCATA
This is a stretch of genomic DNA from Phreatobacter oligotrophus. It encodes these proteins:
- a CDS encoding pyridoxamine 5'-phosphate oxidase family protein, translating into MSEPSPVIADTGSLRDLYGEPGETAARKIQDRLDAHCRRFIALSPFLTIASTSETGTDCSPRGDAPGFVHVVDDKTLMLPDRRGNNILDTLQNVLARPEVGLLFFVPGLNETLRVNGRARIVTDPAVLQSMAIKGTIVPSSAMEIAVDQVYFHCGRSILRADLWNPGKKVGRDAFPTLGVVLADQIAGVDAGATDKRLEAAYTTNLY